The following are encoded in a window of Phaseolus vulgaris cultivar G19833 chromosome 3, P. vulgaris v2.0, whole genome shotgun sequence genomic DNA:
- the LOC137839371 gene encoding uncharacterized protein, translating to MVRWAVELSEFDIQYESRGSIKGRVYADFVAELSPGGDQEVESGSQWLLSVDGSSNQQGSGAGIVLEGPNGVLIEQALRFAFKASNNQAKYKALIAGMLLAKEMGAQNLLVKSDSQLITGQVSGEFQAKDPQMAAYLRYVQLLKGAFSALELVHVPREQNARADLLAKLASSGKGGRQRTVIQETLKSP from the coding sequence atggttcgctgggcggtggaactgtcagagtttgacatccagtacgagtCCAGAGGATCTATCAAAGGACGGGTATATGCGGACTTCGTTGCAGAGCTCTCACCCGGAGGCGACCAAGAGGTGGAGTCAGGATCGCAATGGTTGCTCTCGGTCGATGGCTCCTCCAATCAGCAAGGAAGTGGTGCAGGAATAGTCTTGGAAGGACCTAATGGTgtgctgatcgagcaagctTTACGTTTCGCTTTTAAAGCGAGCAATAACCAGGCTAAGTACAAGGCACTGATCGCAgggatgctcctggccaaggagatgggtgcgcagaacctcctggtgaagagtgATTCACAACTGATCACAGGGCAAGTCTCGGGAGAATTTCAAGCTAAGGACCCACAAATGGCAGCGTATTTAAGGTACGTCCAGCTGCTGAAGGGAGCGTTTAGCGCTCTTGAGCTAGTCCATgtcccaagagagcagaatgccagagctgacctgcttgccaagctggccagctcaggcaaggggggtagacagaggacagtaatccaagagacgctcaaatcTCCGTGa